A single Lactuca sativa cultivar Salinas chromosome 8, Lsat_Salinas_v11, whole genome shotgun sequence DNA region contains:
- the LOC111919671 gene encoding uncharacterized protein LOC111919671 isoform X2 produces the protein MRGLVAGISSYLCRRRPVNVRSRQYSSSYHERDERAMEEEAEKKFGWLFKLLFIGTATIGGYHIFPYLGDNLIHQSVSLLNVKDPLFKRMGASRLARFATDDERRMKIVELGGAQQLVDMLGGAKDDSTRKEALNAIVAIARSDEAVGALHSAGAISVIMGTPLSSEDAEIEKFKVKLLKRFRDLRYDESSS, from the exons ATGCGTGGTTTAGTAGCTGGGATCAGCTCC TATTTGTGCAGAAGAAGACCAGTAAATGTTCGATCACGCCAGTATTCGTCATCATATCACGAAAGAG ATGAACGAGCCATGGAGGAGGAAGCAGAAAAGAAATTCGGATGGCTTTTCAAACTTCTCTTTATTGGAACTGCAACAATCGGTGGATACCATATCTTTCCATACTTAG GTGATAATCTGATACACCAGTCTGTGTCACTTCTAAATGTCAAGGACCCACTATTTAAAAGAATGGGGGCATCAAGATTAGCTCGTTTTGCAACAGATG ATGAAAGAAGAATGAAGATTGTGGAGTTGGGTGGGGCCCAACAACTTGTGGATATGTTGGGTGGTGCTAAAGATGATAGCACACGTAAAGAAGCTTTGAATGCTATTGTTGCCATTGCTCGTTCTG ATGAAGCTGTTGGGGCTCTGCATAGTGCTGGAGCAATCTCAGTCATCATGGGTACTCCACTATCTAGTGAAGATGCTGAAATCGAGAAATTTAAGGTGAAATTGCTGAAAAGATTTAGAGATCTGAGATACGATGAAAGTTCATCTTGA
- the LOC111919671 gene encoding uncharacterized protein LOC111919671 isoform X1: MRGLVAGISSYLCRRRPVNVRSRQYSSSYHERGFPDERAMEEEAEKKFGWLFKLLFIGTATIGGYHIFPYLGDNLIHQSVSLLNVKDPLFKRMGASRLARFATDDERRMKIVELGGAQQLVDMLGGAKDDSTRKEALNAIVAIARSDEAVGALHSAGAISVIMGTPLSSEDAEIEKFKVKLLKRFRDLRYDESSS, from the exons ATGCGTGGTTTAGTAGCTGGGATCAGCTCC TATTTGTGCAGAAGAAGACCAGTAAATGTTCGATCACGCCAGTATTCGTCATCATATCACGAAAGAG GGTTTCCAGATGAACGAGCCATGGAGGAGGAAGCAGAAAAGAAATTCGGATGGCTTTTCAAACTTCTCTTTATTGGAACTGCAACAATCGGTGGATACCATATCTTTCCATACTTAG GTGATAATCTGATACACCAGTCTGTGTCACTTCTAAATGTCAAGGACCCACTATTTAAAAGAATGGGGGCATCAAGATTAGCTCGTTTTGCAACAGATG ATGAAAGAAGAATGAAGATTGTGGAGTTGGGTGGGGCCCAACAACTTGTGGATATGTTGGGTGGTGCTAAAGATGATAGCACACGTAAAGAAGCTTTGAATGCTATTGTTGCCATTGCTCGTTCTG ATGAAGCTGTTGGGGCTCTGCATAGTGCTGGAGCAATCTCAGTCATCATGGGTACTCCACTATCTAGTGAAGATGCTGAAATCGAGAAATTTAAGGTGAAATTGCTGAAAAGATTTAGAGATCTGAGATACGATGAAAGTTCATCTTGA
- the LOC111919670 gene encoding uncharacterized protein LOC111919670, with translation MEEAELEKQRNMVTRSSIKRKPFANLTNIVRKPYPISPFSQSKRPGSSTASDSSIGSTQNPNHENHPLISSPDQPLLSTSPTLTPARLVGDEISYTQRRSTRKTLLKVKADVPFYQTSSQETRSKTKELSVPLCSSTLGNRNQSSIQKTTYDGNKTFMAPNCFSVEKIKDKQKAIDVSSSAHHMKNTKNIMDTPLFHSTMKIKDKGKENAVQSSYPHLENTNINLSHSSMKRKDKGKSIAVPFNYPPMKTKMMEVLAPSSGVNIKEKGERVTGSSTHFDHSQKDERNVVVTPLYHRTLKKNKESSCPPLLRTAINRNQGDESEDTFQSKLQTEPPPNKKKRCSSKESGEEYVLPQEFVEQQRAYFKEIDDFELEVEEV, from the exons ATGGAGGAAGCTGAACTAGAGAAACAACGAAATATGGTGACAAGATCATCAATCAAGAGAAAACCCTTTGCTAATCTCACTAACATCGTCCGTAAACCCTACCCAATTTCTCCGTTCTCACAATCGAAGAGACCCGGATCTTCCACCGCCTCCGATTCAAGTATCGGATCCACCCAAAACCCGAATCATGAAAACCATCCACTTATCAGTTCGCCGGACCAACCTCTTCTTTCTACATCTCCGACACTCACGCCAG CTCGTTTGGTTGGTGATGAGATATCATATACGCAAAGAAGGAGCACCCGGAAAACCTTACTCAAGGTGAAGGCTGATGTGCCTTTTTATCAGACATCTTCCCAGGAAACAAGGAGCAAAACGAAGGAACTATCTGTGCCTCTTTGTTCTTCTACATTGGGGAACAGAAATCAGTCTTCTATACAGAAAACCACTTATGATGGGAATAAGACGTTCATGGCCCCTAATTGCTTTTCAGTGGAGAAGATTAAGGACAAACAGAAGGCAATTGATGTGTCATCTAGTGCCCATCATATGAAGAACACAAAGAATATCATGGACACTCCTCTTTTTCATTCTACCATGAAAATAAAAGATAAAGGGAAAGAAAATGCTGTTCAATCTAGCTATCCTCACTTGGAGAACACAAATATCAACTTGTCACATTCTTCAATGAAGAGAAAGGATAAAGGAAAGTCAATTGCAGTCCCTTTTAATTATCCTCCTATGAAGACTAAGATGATGGAAGTTCTTGCACCTTCTTCTGGTGTGAACATTAAGGAGAAAGGGGAAAGGGTTACAGGTTCTTCTACCCATTTTGATCATTCCCaaaaagatgaaagaaatgttgttGTTACACCTCTCTATCATCGCACTCTGAAGAAAAATAAAGAAAGTAGCTGTCCACCTCTTTTGAGAACTGCAATCAATAG GAATCAAGGTGATGAATCAGAAGATACATTCCAATCTAAGCTACAAACAGAGCCTCCTCCTAATAAAAAG aAAAGATGCTCATCAAAGGAGAGTGGTGAAGAATATGTGCTACCACAAGAATTTGTTGAGCAGCAAAGAGCTTACTTTAAAGAGATTGATGACTTTGAACTAGAAGTGGAGGAAGTATGA